GCCGAGCTTTTGAACAAACAACTGCTGCTAAACTGCAAGAAGCTCGTACATCCTTTAAGGAGCCTGAAAACAGTGAACCTGTTGATGATGATGAAAATAATTTGTCTGATAAGGCTCAAAAAGAAAAGCAGGGTAAGCATAAGGGTGGTAAATCTTCTGACCCAAGTTAAAAAAAGCCAGTGATGGAAAACATGCCAAACAAGTCACACTGAAGAATGTCCTTGAGGAGTCATTGGGCTATGGTCCTGCACTCTCCGAGCACATGATATTGGATGCTTGTTTGGTCCCAAACACAAAATTTTTTAGAAATAATAGGTTAAATGATGATGCAATACAGGTTTTGGCCCATGCTGTTGCAAAATTCGAAGATTGGCTTCAAGATGTTATTTCAGGAGACAAAGTTCCTGAAGGATATATTTTGATGCTGAATAAAAATTTGGGTAATGACTGTCCCGCATCTAAATCCAGAAGCTCTTGCCAAGTAATTGTTATAGTCGTCTATTATCCCACCATATGTGCTTATTTACTTCTTGAGCCACATCTTAAGTGTGGATGGTTAGAGTTCTAGTTGCATAATAGTTTTAATTAGCATATTTTGGTAGTACTTTTGCAGATCTATTATGAATTCTGCCCCATATTATTGAACCAATTCAGGACAAGGGAACATATGGAATTTGATACATTTGATGCAGCATTGGATGAATTTTACAGCAAAATTGAGAGTCAAAGGTCACAACAACAACAAAAGGCAAAAGAGGACTCTGCCATCCAGAAACTAAATAAAATATACCTTGATCAGGTCTTTTTTTATTGCTTAATATGCCATTTCAAAATAAGAACTCTTTATTATTACACTGTGTAACATGTAAGATTGTATGCGCTTATCTGCCCTCTCCTTTTATCAGTTGATCAGTGCTTCCTAGAATGTTTATACATCTCAGGGCATGCTTTATGCTTATCACCGGCTTGTTTCTTGTTTATGGCTTGTGAGGACAATTCCATTATTCATTTGAGTCAAGGCTTGCATCTTATGTTGTCGTATATGAGTTTTGAATACTCTTTGGTTGGGAATTGTCTTTTTTGTCATATGAACTGCAAAGAAAACCCTTCTTGGATTTTTGAGATGAAGAGTGAGAATCGTATGTTTCCTATCTCATACATTCATTAAAAAGTTATTGGATTTAGGATGTCTGTAAGAGTTGAGGGGTAAAAGATGGTAACTATGTAGAGCTCCATGTGTTCTTTCAAGCCACTTATTACAGTTGTCTGCAATAAAGTATTAGTATGGTGGGATGCTTTGTATGATTCCGCAATTGACTATTTCTAATTAGGGCTGTGCACTGTTCTTGGGGGAAGGGAACCGAACTAAACCGAAGAACCATATCTAATTGATAGAAACCATACCgaattgaatttattttgatattttggttCAGTTCTGGTTCTTCACTAAGAACTTAATTAGAACCGTAGAGAAACCGAACCAGAACCGTACCAAATCGGAACCAAATTGAGAACAAAATTTATACATATGATTTTTTATGTTTTCttagatgtattatatactttcaatataattatatatatttatatatgtatatataattatgaactaaatacaaccttatattatattttacttttctatatttttttaataattttatttataaatatattaaattactttataattcttaattataaatatactattatcttatatatatatatatatatatatatatatatatatatatatgttaattattaattatatttgtatcttatagttaaatattatatgattaataaatagttaacatgcatattatatgatatacttatactattatactatataatatatttaatccaaattatatatgcactttatagttaaagattatataatttaggtatagctaaaaaatatattatatgatatattatgtattaataacccAATTCAAAACTTAACATGCTAATTAAGTATGactttttaaagaaataattatataaaattgttttaaaaattgAGAACCGAATAGGAACCGTACCGAATTCAACGCGGAACTGAAGAACCGAGAACCATACCGAACAGGAACCGTATCGAAATTTTGCTTTGGTTCCGGTTCTTAGGCAAACCTTGAACCGAACTGAAACCGACCACCCTTATTTCTAATGTCTGAAATTTGCATATACCCAAGGAGTAAGACCACCTTCCAATTGCCATTGGCTTCATCATATATATCATCAGGATAATGGTGGTCCTATAAATGGGTTTTAGTGTCTTCTGTTATGCTTGTTTTTGCAATGAACTTTTTACATTTTTAGTTactttattttaatatgtttcCATTCTATGTTATAGGAAAATTGTTTGCTAACATTGAGGAAAGAAGTAGACCACTGTGTTAGAATGGCAGTATTAATAGAATACAACTTAGAAGATGTAGATGCTGTTATATTGGCTGTTCGTGTAGCTCTTGCAAAGGGAATGAGTTGGGAGTATCTTACTCGTATGGTGAAGGAAGAAAAGAAGTTGGGAAACCTTGTGGCTGGCCTAATTGACAAACTCCACCTTGAAAGAAACTGCATGACATTGCTTTTGAGCAACAGTCTCAATGACATGGATGATGATGAAAAGACACTTCCTGTTGACAAGGTGCTACTTGATTGCAAACTAAAACTTGCACACTTTAAGAGCTTGCACTAAGAGTGAATCATGAAATCCTTTTCTGTATTGTCTTTTTTCTACTGTCAATTTCAATTCATGCATGTTAACAAGTATGTGATTAATCTGCTTTTGAATTTTGAAGGCATATGCTTCatattttatttattcattaatgGCTTCTGTGACAACTAAAATATAACTAATGGAAAATTTAATGATGGTTCATTTTTAACATCTTCTATTTTGTAGGTTCATCAGATTAGCGAAAGATTTCATATAACTCTATTTTGATTCAATCTTATGATTATTTTCATAATATTATCATCATTGGCATATTCTGTTTGAAGCATAGTGTTGATTAGATGCATACATTGATTTAAATACCTGTACAACTGCATTTAAATTGTTAGCAAAAGATATAACACCCAAAACTTATGCCATCATTATTAATATTTACTtgtcaatttttttcttttacatGCTTAGGTTGAAGTGGATTTGGCACTTTCAGCACATGCCAATGCTAGGAGATGTTATGAACAGAAGAAAAAGCAGGAAAGTAAAGAGGAAAAGGCAGTTACAGCCCATGAAAAAGCTTTTAAAGCAGCTGAGAGAGAGACTCATCTCCAGCTTTCACATGTACCCATAGATTGGAAATATATTCATGTTGATTTATGGCCAGCTGATGCACATAGTTCCTTTTGCCAATCAAAAGGATATTcattattagaaaaataaaaaattcatcaGCATCAGCATGAAGTGTGCTGTCATGTTGAATTGGTGACTGGCTCATATATTTCTTATGATGTATATTGTGCCATGAGTTACTCCTAGGAGGTTTACATTTTTTAACATTAACATTTAAAAGGATAAATAAGTTACTATGTGTAACATAAAATAATTCAATTCTAAAAACTTAGTGCATGCTTGTCAAAAAAGCAACAGACAAATGTTTTTGTTTATATGGTATTTATGTTCtaaatgttttatatatatatatatatatatatatatatatatacatatcttTGAAATGATGCAACacattatatctaaaaacttgtTGTTTAAATATCTATTTTGTCCATTTGATGAATGCAGGAAAAATCTGTTGCCACTATATCACATATGTGCAAAGTTCACTGGTTTGAGAAATTTAATTGGTTCATCAGCTGTGAGAATTATTTGGTTATTATTGGATGTGATGCTCAACAAAATGAGATGATAGTCAAGCGTTATATGTCAAAAGGAGATCTAAAAGTGTAATGTTGAAATTGTTTTCAGAGGAATTTTAGTTAATACTTTGCTTGGCTAGCAAGAGGACATGCTAGTAAATTTTAGATAGTAATCTCTCATTTTGGCATGCAATTTGCAATGAAGTGGATGTTGTAACATCCATTCATTGCAACTGTGGAACAGGTATGTCCATGCTGATTTGTGTGGAGCTTCTTGTACTGTGATCAAGAACCATAGGCCTGAACAACTTGGACCTCCTCTCACTTTAAACCAAGCCGGATGTTTTGCTGTAAGTTTTCACCATTGTGTTGATTTTATTCATCTTATTATTGTGGTACTAGAACATATGCAGCATGATTTGAGTTAATTAAATTTTACATTGTAGGTTTGCCACAGCCAGGCATGGGATTCAAAGATTCTTACTAGTGCTTGGTGTGTGTACCCTCATCAGGTCAGTAAAACTGCTCCTACAGGGGAGTATCTCACTGTTGGAAGTTTCATGATTCGTGGGCCTCTTATAATGGGCTTTGGGTTGTTGCTTTGCTTGGATGAGTGCTCTTTGGGATCACACTTAAATGAAAGGTACGTAGTGAGGAGGAAGGGATGAATTATGATGAAGAAAGTGGACCTCTCTAAGAATTTTCTGATTCTGGGTTGGAGAAGGAAGTGACAGACAAAGAACTTGCGTTAGAATCAAAAATATTGCTGATGACCTGACAGTCTCCAATACTGGAGTCACTGATCTACACAGATTTCTTCTGCTAGATAATTATACCACTAGTGGGGTCAACAAGGAAGATGCATCCAATATTGTTGGAAATGGTGTTGCTTCTGTTACCCCACAACTTGAGGATCTCATTATAGAGCTCTTGGGCTGGGAGCTGCTGCTGTGTCTCGAAAGAATTATGGAGTTGAAACATCTCAGGTTGATTTGTTTGAGGATCATGTTGTGAGGAAAGTAAGGCAACAGAGAGAAGAGATAAAACTCATATCTCAAAAGCTGAAAGGAGAAAACACAAGAATGGTCACAAAAGTGGTGCTGGAGATGCAAACATTGAGTTGGAAAATGAAGAATCAAAAGAGAGTGGTGTTCCTATCAGTCAATCTGAAAAGAGTGTCCAAAATAGTGAGGCTGGAAGTGGAAAAATCAGCCGTGGGCAGAAGGGCAAACTTAAGAAGATGAAGGAGAAATATGCGAATCAAGATGAGGAAGAGAGAAGCATTCGGATGGCTTTACTGGCAGTGAGTACAAGAACTTTCATTTCCACCTTTTTGCTCCATTTCAGATAATTCTTCTATCATTACATGGTGTCTCTATGTTTCTCTTTGAACTTATtattgccaaaatttttgtagctTCTTTCAGAGAACCTATCACTCGCAAATACAAAGATTTGAGCTAATTTTTTCCcttgaaaaaataaatatatacgttagtggtttttttttttttttttttttttttttttttttttttttttcttttttgctttattttttcAGTGGGATTTTAGCATGGTAGTGGAATCTTAGCTTCAGTCTTCAAGGTTGTCATATTTATTAGTTTCACAACTCTGAAAAATTGGGCCTGTTAGGCCCTCCTGCCAGTTGACATATCAAGCATTCACATCGGAGTCATATTAGTACCAGTGATGCTGACTTATTTTTTGTGTTCATGCTGAAATTGACAATGCATTTGAATGTTCAGTCTGCTGGAAATACACGCAAGAAAGATGGAGAGACGCAAAATGGAAATGCCCCTGCTGGCAATGGGAAGATACCTGTTACCAGTATGTGTTCCATACCCAGTGGTTTAAGTTTACGGAATATTGTTGATATTTGATCGTGTTTTTATGGTAAATCTAGACATTTGATTGTTTATTCTTCCTTAAATGCTAGCACTAGATGCCAATGAAAACCTTTCAGGTTGTTTACCAATGAAAACCTTCCATTGCCTAGCGACATTTTCTTATATGCTGTGCCTGTCTGTGGCCCCAACAATGCAGTGTAGTCATACAAGTATAGTGTGAAGATTGTTCCTGGCACTGCAAAGAAAGGAAAAGGTACCTCTTTATTTTCCAATGCATATATTTACTGGCTTATTTGGCTTATTGTAGTTCTACACATGCAGGCATGCACATACACGAAGAAAGGTTTTAAGGGGTATTTGCTTAGTACTCCAACTTCAATTTACTTTCATCTTTTCTACCTAGAAATCTGACTGATCTTTGTGCATGATCTCTTTCTAGCTGCAAAAACTGCAATGTACTTGTTTAGCCACATGCCAGAAGCAACAAGTAGGGAGAAGGAATTGATGAAAGCATAAACAGATCCTGAACTAGTTGCTGCAATTATTGGCAATGTGAAGATCACCGCTGCAGGCCTTACACAATTGAAgcagaagaaaaagaaaggtaaGAAAGGCAATAGCGTGGAGAGCTAGAGAGTTTAGGTTAGGTTTGGAATTTTGATGTTTAACAGGAGGGCTGTACTCCTGTATGCCCTTTATAGACTTCAGGAAGACAAGAGTGTTGTCTTCAGAACTGCAGTTACAGTGCTTATATTGTACAAAATTGTTGTATTGGGGATGTTAAGAAAAACCATTTTGGTTAAATGCCAACTTGCTGTCTAGGAAGTTTTCCAGTTGTAAACGTACATATATGCTTGTACACAATAAAATCAAATGGAATACAATGGTAACTTTATAGCCCAGGCTCAAATGAAGCCatttgtacaattttaattttactGACCAAATCAATGACCAGGGACGAAAGTATTGCAAGCTCAATCATCAATCCTCTGCTGTGGGAACATAACTCAAGTCTAAACCCTCTGCTGGCATGTCCGAAGTCAACGGACCCAAGATCCCATCAGAGCTCAGAGTTAGTCCACTCTGTTAACAAATGTAAAATTAGGTTATTGAATGAATAtatggtctctctctctctctctctctctctctctcacacacacacacacacacacacacacaatgtATCTGATACATAAGCTCTCCAACCCACCCAAAAACATACGACCAATCAGACAGGCTTGCCAAAGTTAAAAACACTAATCAAGATATCTCTAGCAGTCAACCTGATTGACCAACGATTCATGAATAATGCATGTCCTAACAAAGTAACAACTAAGTAACCAGGATAAACTGAACAGAAACAATCTAATCCATCAGCTCTAATTTTATAAAGCTCCAAGAGTTAGAAACTTGGATTTCCACCCTACCAAAATTTTCTTATTTGCTTCTATTAGAGAAAGAGTGAGAACAATTTTCCATCTCATTATTTTCAGACAAAGTTCAAATGATGAGAAATGTGACTGAACAAGTACCTCAGGCTGGAATCTCAGCATGTCAGCACGAGCCATAGCTTCTGCTTGAGCAATTCTCTGCCTGAACGTCTGAGCCATCTCCTCAGCCTATTAAAACAGGACAGTTAGTGATAAGAAACAtatcagcaaaaaaaaaaaaaaaaaagaatgaaaaaaaaaCTAACACAACCAATGGGAATTAATTTCAGAGCGTCCTACATCTCAAGTACTTTTAAACTACAAATAGATAGTCATACTGAAGAACAGAACATGTTGCTTCCATAAGTATAATTTATATGCATTGCTATAAAATGATACATTAGCCAATATAGCCAACAATCTGGTGTAAGTACTGGTCAATATTCTTGAATTACCTTCTCAAAAACAAGCTTTGGATTACTGAATCATATCCCCAGGGGTCGGTTCTAACTTTTTGGTAGAAAGACTTACTCTACCTCTCTCACGGTCATGGCTCAGTATCATGACCTACATAATAAGATACAGTTAAAACATGTTTAGCTCTACAAAATGGTAGATCTCTAGAATGTGACAGAAATGACCAAGAACAACTGACCTTGAGAGTATCACCAGGTTGAAGGACTGTGGCAATATCGGAGACACGATCATGACTAATCTGACTGACATGAAGAAGGCCATTGATTCCACCAATGTCAATGAATGCACCATATGGTTTCAGGCTCTGAACAGTTCCAGTGACCACTGATCCGATGCCTAGCTGTGCCTGACTGTCTGCCATCGCCTTGCGGTTACTGAGTACAAGCCTAGACTGTTCCTCATCAACATCAACAAACTTCAGTGGAAGTTCCTTATCAAGAAGTTCTTCTGCAGTTGATTTCTGACAGAACGCAAGGGAAAGGTGACAATTTGAAATACAGAATAATGTACTGATATGTacatttgaaataaaatacaacaataaAGAAGCTGAAAAATGAAAacggtttatttttttttttctcttaaattACAAGAATTGACAAAGCCTAAAATCAAAACCATATTCATTAAATGATATCCTGCTACCATCCGTAATTTTCCCTGTCTGATCATTCATAAAAGCATTTTTAAGTAAAATCTCCGGGTCCATGTTGATAGAATAGAACTTAACAGAAGAGTTTAGAAAAAGGGCCTGTAAGTTGGGACTGTTTGAATATGGAAGCATACTAGTTCCAACATATGAATTTAGCACTGTACAAGCTAGGTTAAGTACCAACCGATGATATCTGAGAGAAAGGGACAAATCCTCGGAGGCCTTCCACTAGAGCAACCACTCCACCTTTGTTAGCACCAACAACCTACATTGCTCCATTTTGTTTAAGGTATCAGATGAGTCATTCATAACTTACCATCCACCATGAAAGAGGAAAATTGCAGTACATATAGGATTGTAAATACATTTTTTTAGATGTGTAACACGCACCTTACCCTTCACAATAGCATCCTCAGCTTGAAGCTGCCTACACCTTTCCCAGGCAAGGTCATACTGAATTGCCCTTAAGCTCAAGACTAAACTATCATCAGCTTCATTTTCACCGATAATAACAAACTCCTCTGTCAATCCAGGAACTATACCAGCTTCTTCTACATGTTTGATCTTGTGAATGCAAGCTTCTTGGATTGGCAAATATGCAGAAGATTTTGCAGTAATGTCAACTAATGCACCATTGGCATCAGTCATGAAAACTGTGCCCTTGACCTGATGCAGAAACGCACACAAGGATCATCAAAATATTCTATCGCTTATCAGAAgtccataattttcaattttttaacaaAAAGAAAAACACCAATCATACAGAAATTTTCCAACTTTAATGTCAAACTCACTAAAAGTCAGTACAAACCTAATAACACATACAGCACTTCGTTCGAGCCCATTTCTGATAACGACCACACATTCCTAGTAATTGTCCAGgatcaataaaaatttaatttaatttaaaaaaaattaaaatttacatgATACCCACTTGTAAAACAACAATTGAAAGCATATTCAGTAAAAATCACATATATTTCCTAACAAAATGCAAATCTCCCATCTAATGTTCGAATCTTGATaaatataaaagtaagaaaacaaGTGCTGTTAACTAACCGTGGTACCAATCTCGGAATCGAAGTCATACTTATCAAGAGCAGAGTGAAAGTCTTCGAGGGTGAAGGCAACGCCTTCCATAGGGGCAGTACGGCAGCGTTCGTAAGCTTCTTCAAAGAGCTGTTTGAGGTTTTCCCTCTCCTTGGTCTGGGCATTTGATATTGCCACCGCAGATACTACAGAAGATGACTTTCTGAACTTAGGAGAAGATAAGAGGGAAGCTCGATTGGAGAGGCGAGAAGTTGAGAGCGGTGGGCATCTGAGGCCTGTGAATTGCTGAGCCAACGATGCCATCCTCTGTTTTCTCTTTGGTTTCGCTCTTCTTGTGTTTGGTTTTGGCTGCTTCTTTTCTCTTGATACAGGGCCTGCCTGGCCAGGATAAGGCAAAGCTCGTTCATGAGGGGGCCGtagcaaaaattttttttttttccttaattattaataattcaatttgcttgaaaaccgaaaatttaattcaattaaattttttttattaattttcataattagaaaaaaaaatcaataaaaatttaacattttaatttaaaaataaaattcattgaaaaaatataaatttagtgaaaaatatgtgaaaattaaattgaaatcttTTCTATTGCAAAAGACAATTAAAATTCCAGCCCTCAAATAACAAATAGCTGAAATGTGCCTCCAAAATCAGTTCACTAGAGATCCCACCTGAGTTATTTTGGCTCTTAAGATTATTACACTTCAAATCCAAACTCAACATCACCCAAAACTTTATTTAATCTCACTAAAAAATGCATTCTAAGAGAGATTAGAGTGCTGGTGAGGTTTAATGAGATATACTTTTAAGCGAACTTGAAGATAAAACTACGTGATTTAGAGCTTTCAAGGATTTTGACTCGGAGTGAGATAGAGCCGAATAATAATGAGAGATGAAAAAAGATGAGTTTTTTTTGAAGAAGTTATAATAGTGAGAGAATAGTAAGTCG
The Hevea brasiliensis isolate MT/VB/25A 57/8 chromosome 15, ASM3005281v1, whole genome shotgun sequence genome window above contains:
- the LOC110669054 gene encoding LOW QUALITY PROTEIN: 30S ribosomal protein S1, chloroplastic (The sequence of the model RefSeq protein was modified relative to this genomic sequence to represent the inferred CDS: deleted 1 base in 1 codon), with the translated sequence MASLAQQFTGLRCPPLSTSRLSNRASLLSSPKFRKSSSVVSAVAISNAQTKERENLKQLFEEAYERCRTAPMEGVAFTLEDFHSALDKYDFDSEIGTTVKGTVFMTDANGALVDITAKSSAYLPIQEACIHKIKHVEEAGIVPGLTEEFVIIGENEADDSLVLSLRAIQYDLAWERCRQLQAEDAIVKGKVVGANKGGVVALVEGLRGFVPFSQISSKSTAEELLDKELPLKFVDVDEEQSRLVLSNRKAMADSQAQLGIGSVVTGTVQSLKPYGAFIDIGGINGLLHVSQISHDRVSDIATVLQPGDTLKVMILSHDRERGRVSLSTKKLEPTPGDMIQNPKLVFEKAEEMAQTFRQRIAQAEAMARADMLRFQPESGLTLSSDGILGPLTSDMPAEGLDLSYVPTAED